Genomic window (Zonotrichia albicollis isolate bZonAlb1 chromosome 11, bZonAlb1.hap1, whole genome shotgun sequence):
CTTGGACATCCCACAAAACTGATGAATAAAAGTTGACCCGAGCACTGTGATTTGCAGGGAATTCTTTGGGCAAGGCTGGATGAAGCTGGAGAAGAACGAGAGGACTCCATACATCATGAAGAACACAAAGCACTTCAATGATGTaggtgcagctgcagggcacaggggggtGGGCACggaggaggcagctcagccccctccccagggctggggtgagGGAGGGTCACCTGCCCCATGGCCCTGCCTGTCCCACgggccctgcctgccccacaggCCCTACATGCCCcatgggctgtccctgctccacagGCCCTGTGTGTGCCCCACAGGCCCTACATGCCCCACAGGCCCTGCCTGTCCCACGGGCccggggcagctgctgctggtggggctgctgcagcacggGGACATCTCACCCTGCTGTGAGGCTGGGGTGCCCAGAGCCACGCTGAGGGCCGGGCTGGGGTGCCCAGAGCCATGttgaaggccaggctggggtgcCCAGAGCCACgctgagggctgggatggggtgcCCAGAGCCATGttgaaggccaggctggggtgcCCAGAGCCATGCTGAGGGCCGGGCTGGGGTGCCCAGAGCCATGttgagggctgggctggggtgccCAGAGCCATGCTGAGGGCCGGGATGGGGTGCCCAGAGCCACActgagggctgggatggggtgcCCAAATCCATgctgagggctgggctggggtgccCAGAGCCATGCTGAGGGCCGGGATGGGGTGCCCAGAGCCACACTGAGAGCTGGGATGGGGTGCCCAGAGCCACgctgagggctgggatggggtgcCCAGAGCCACGCTGAGGGCCGGGCTGGGGTGCCCAGAGCCACGCTGAAgaccaggctggggctgtgtctcCCCAAGGTCAGCAACCTGATCGCCTCGGAGATCATCCGCAACGAGGACATTGCGGCGCGCGCCAGCGCCATCGAGAAGTGGGTGGCGGTGGCCGACATCTGCCGCTGCCTGCACAACTACAACGCCGTGCTGGAGATCACCTCCTCCCTCAACCGCAGTGCCATCTTCCGCCTCAAGAAAACGTGGCTCAAGGTCTCCAAGCAGGTAGGGCCGGCCCCTCCGGGGAGCTGGGCTTGCTGCAGGGCATTGGGGCAGGGTCAGGAGTTAGGAACTGGGGAGAAGGGTTTCAGGTTGTTCTCAGGAGGGAGGTGGTGGGTGGACaggcagagcctgccctgcAGTCTGGTTATTTGTGGAAACACAGGATTGTTTGGCTTAGAAAAGCTCTCTGAGACTGTGCAaatccagctgttccttcagcactgccaaggccaccactaacccctgtccccaagtgccacatccacgtAGCTGTTAAATCCCTCCACTGACTCCACCACTGACCtaggcagctgtgccagggctggacagccATTAAGAAATTTTCCTAGTATTAAATCTAAACTTCTCCTGACACAACTCCTCTCCCTTGTCTCATCACTAATTACCTGTGAGAAGACACTGTCCCCAcctgcaaggcagaggtgcagtTAAACCTCTCTGAGCTGGCACCACTGTGGGCTCCcaccagccagcagcagtcaTTTTTGCTATAAAATGAGAAACCTGTGAATGAAAACAGGTGAGGGCAGAGGTGGGAGCAGTGGAGGCAGAGAGGCCTGCTCACCTGCAGCCAGGTGTGACAGCCAGGGCACACAAACAGCTGCTGGGGTGGGCTGGAAGTGCCCCcgtggctctgcaggctgccccccagccacagggagtGGGGGTTCTCCCAGCCAGCACCACTCTGGTTTCTTGCAGACCAAGGCTCTGATTGATAAGCTCCAGAAGCTGGTGTCGTCGGAGGGCAGGTTCAAGAACCTGAGGGAGGCACTGAAAAAGTGAGTGAGTGGtgcttctcctcctgccccagggctgctctggggcctGCAGGGCGGGGGGAGCTGAGTTCTGCTCCCAGGGGTGCTCAGAGCCTGCACTGAAGGCTGCCCTGTGGAGCCAGCACAGTGCCTGGCAGTGATCCCCAggactgagctgctcctttgggcagcgtggggaaaaatgggaataaaagggACTGCAAAGGGGAAAATCACTGCCAGGCACCAGAGAACAATTTTTCCCATCACTGTCACAGAATCAtcaaatcccagaatggtttaggttggaagggaccttaaagctcatcgtGTTCCATTCCTCTCTGTGGGCAGGGCCCCCTTCCCCTAGACCAGGTTGCCCATGGGAGCTTCTAAAGGTCTTCCTGACCCTCTGTGCTGTCTAAGCTGCCCCAGCTCATCTCCTGTATCCTATGGCTTTGTGAGGGGCACAGCCACACgtcctgcctgtcctgctgtgctggtgggatGAGGCCCAGGACACCAGGAACCTTCCCTGGGAGAGCCCTCCTATATCAGAGAGAATCCTTCCacctctgctggctgcagagctgttcccctctcctctgccctgccccaAGCTCCAAAGTGAGGGAGTTTTGCTCCTCACTCCTTTCTGGTTCACTCCTGAAGTTGTGACCCCCCGTGTGTCCCCTACCTGGGCATGTACCTGACGGACCTGGCCTTCATCGAGGAGGGCACCCCCAACTACACCGAGGATGGCCTGGTGAACTTCTCCAAAATGAGGATGGTGAGTGCtccaggggctgagctggggcgATGTGGCTGTGGCCAGGTCTGCGTCCCCTCAGCCTCCAcctgcacagcaccagcagGCCACATGTGTCCCCTGCACACACCTGGGGCTGTTCCCAGTGTCTGGAAGGGACAAAAGGCCTCTGCattgtgctgtgctgggtgcccctgccctcctgggcactgggacaggttCTCTGGGTGATGGCTGAGCCATGAGCACCTCCTGTGTTTTACCCCTGCACAGATCTCACACATCATAAGGGAGATCCGCCAGTTCCAGCAAACCTCCTACAAGATCGAGCACCAGCCCAAGGTacagccctgtcccagagcCTCGGGCAGGCTCTGCCCCTCATGTCCCTCTTCCATCACAGCATCTAAGCCTTCTAacctggcagctccctgctggagTCTGTTGGAGGGGtcaggggatggagggaggctgtgggggctcaGCAGGCTCCCCCGTGGGCCCCAGGCAGCCGCAGCAGAGACGTTGCTGCAGAGGGCAGCCCCGATGGACAGCCCCGGAGTGCTCAGGGGGGCGCCCGGACACGCTGAGGAGCAGCGGTGTAGGGGCAGCACACCCTCCCCGGGAGCAGAGTGTGCCCCGCCGCCCCACGGCCAGCACCGGCTGGCATCTGCCCCACCATGAGACGGGCTGGCAGCTCTCACCCTGCCCTGCGGCAGAGTTTGGGTGCCCCCGCTGTCGGGCTGTGCCCTCACGGCCCGCTCCGTCCCCAGGTGACGCAGTACCTGCTGGACCAGTCGGGTGTGATGGACGAGGAGTCCCTGTACGAAGCTTCTCTGCGGATAGAGCCCAAGCTGCCTTCGTGAGCGGCGCGGCCGCCGGACTCTCGCTGTACCCCTGTACATAGCCCCGCTCCACGGGCGCCCTGGAGCGACCCCCGTCCGTGCttcccccgccccggcccggccccggccccgccgcgctcgtGTAGGATTCCCCGCCCCGTCACGGTTTAACGCGCCGACACTTCGCTGGAGTCCCGGGCTCTTTTCCATGATGTTACTTTTGTCATTTGTTCCTCTTGGGGGGCTGGTGGTCGGGCAGGCGAGTTCCCGCGGGGCAGGTGAGTCCCTGTGGGGCAGGTGAGACCTGTGGGGCAGGTGAGTCCCCCTGGGGCAGGTGAGCTCCGTGTCCCCgcggggctctggggcagcacagagcagctctccctCGGGCAGTGCTGGCGGTGACATCCCAACTCTGTAAGGTGGCAGAAGGGAGCGCATTAAAGGTTGTCCCTCGGTGTGAGCtgccctctgtgtgtgtgccgCCCTGGTGCTGGCCGGGCACGGggggccctggctgctgccctggTGCCCCCGAAGCTGGGAAGATGGAAGCATCCCCTCGCCTTTCCTCTCCTCGCTGCATCCGGCTCCTGTTGATATGCTGTAGATCCGTGCCCTTGTGCCCACTCTGAGTACCATGACGTAGAGTTAGAGATGACGAGTGTTTTTATTACATCTACTGTAATCCTGGCTAACCACCCGCTAGCAGGATATAGTAATGTAGTGCTTATTCTGTGAATAGTACCTGGGTTTTTTACATTGTACAGTCCCTGACACGGTTCCCCGGCAGTGGCAGGCATGCTCCACTCACACAACACTTGCTGTAAGCAATACCTCGTGGTATGGGAATTCTCTTTCAAGCCCTAAAACTATTTCAACTTACAGcttgtttgggaaaaaaaaaaagatatttccattttttttgtaaaaatataTGTTTCCTGATTACCTCTTGCTAATAAATCTATTCTATCTCAGGGTGAACAGGGGTTTGTGATAGTTTTGCGGGCGGGATAACGCCGGACCCGCCGGGCCGCAGGCCACGCCCAGAGCCGATGCCCCGCCCAGTGCCCCGCCCAGTGCCCCGCCCAGTGCCGTACCCCGCCCATACCACGCCCACCCAATGTCCCGCCTCTTGTCCCGCCCCCTGGCCGCGGCTCGGCCCGTTTCGGCTCCGTTCGGCCgcgctcggctcggctcggctcggcgcGGTTGGGTTCCGCTGTGTCCCGCCCGTCCCGGTTCGGCCCGGCGCGGTTCCGCCATGGGCTGGCCCGTGCTGCTGAGCGCGGCCGCGCTGctggccgccgccgccgcctggGAGCCCTCGGCCGAAGGTACAGGGGCACCGGGAGGGCAGGAGGCGGCTtggcacggcccggcccggctcggctcggctcggttCGGGCCGGCCCCCggtgcagcagagccgtggcgGTGCCGCTGACGGGCCCGTTCTCTCCCGCAGAGGAGCAGCTGTTCAAGGCCTGGATGCTGCAGGTGagctcggggccgggccgggccgggccgggccgggccgggttCGGGGCCCTGACGTGCCGGTTCCCCGCAGAACGAGCGGCGCTACGGCCCCGAGGAGTACCCGCGGCGGCTGCGCATCTTCCTGAGCAACAAACGGCGCGTGGAGGAGCACAACGCCGGCAACCACAGCTTCCAGAGTAGGAGCCCGAGCCCCGAGCCCGCCCGGCCGCGGCCGGCCCTGGGCAGCACCCATCGCTGAGCACAGTGtccccttttcctccctctaGTGGGCCTCAACCAGTTCTCGGACCTGACCTTCGCGGAGTTCAAAAAGCTCTACCTGTGGAGTGAGCCGCAGGTAAatgctggctgggcagggaaggagggggtCCAGTGCACCTGTGAGAGGGTTCTGTAGCGATCTGTACCCTTGTGAGGGGGTTCTGCATGACCCACAcctgctgctgggccagcacccctcgctgtgctgcctgcagtcTGCTGTGATCAGGTCACATCCTGTGCTACCAGCACTGGGCAAGAGCCAGATGAACCCTGTTCCCCACCTTCATGGCTTTTAGTGCCTTGCCCCTGactccagcccagctgtctgttctgctggcagctccctgcGCAGCCGGGGCACTGCAGCCATGGCTGTAGGTGTGCAGGCTGGCAGTGCTccctgctgcagtggccaggGTGTGGGCTGGTCACCAGCCCTCACCCGGGCAGGGTGGCTGTCGTGGCCCACTGGCCTGGCGGCTCACCACAGCCCTCCTGCCCCACCTGCAGAACTGCTCAGCCACCAAGGGGAACCTCCTGCGCAGCTCTGGGCCGCATCCCGACTCCATTGACTGGAGGAAGAAGGGGAATTTCGTGACACCCGTGAAAAACCAGGTGAGGGGTGTGTGACACGGCCGGAGGGGGCTGCTGGCTGCGGGCAGGCGCCGTGCccgaggagcagggctgggtgcctgTGCCATGGGAGCTCCTCCAGAGCTGTGCCATGCCTGGGGCTGAGCCGAAGGCCAGGCCCAGCTGCCAGCACGGAGTGGAGGCTCTGCACTGCTGCCATGTCCCCCTGCCTGTGTTTTGGGGAGCCTGGTgagcctgcagcacctcctggagcagttcctctcctgttcctcgtgTAGGGTCCCTGCGGGAGCTGCTGGACCTTTTCCACCACGGGCTGTTTGGAGTCTGCTATTGCCATTGCCACGGGAAAGCTGCTCTCTCTGGTGAGAGGTGTTCAGAGCCCTTTGGGGAGCAGGATGTGTcagaggggctggaggctgctgggagaggtgtggggacagaagctgtgcctggccctgcctgccggcctcactgcaggcagcacaTTGGGACATGTTGGTTTTTCAGCTCCGGGAGGATTTATATTCCTGAAGAACTAGAAAGACAGTAGCCACTTACACAACTTAGCAGAATAACTGAGGGCTGGGTGTGTTAAAAACAAACCTGACCTTTGGAAAACATCTCAGCCAGTGCTTCTGGGGCATGGATTCCTGGCAGGCGTGAGGAGGAATGCCTCTGGCAGCCAGGgcaccccaggctgctgctccaggtcTTCCTTGTCTGCCTCCCTGGGACATGGAGCCATTTCCAGGGACTCCCAGGGGTAAAGCAGTGCTGGTGGTGGTTACAGCCAGCTGCACGGATAAACCAGCTCTCAGTTCCTGCTGTGCAGTTGCTTTTTGAGTCACTGACTCTGAGCACAGGTGTGGGACAATCACTGACTCAAAACTCTCAAGCACTGACTCCAAACCCttctctgcaggcagagcagcagttgGTTGATTGCGCCCAGGCCTTCAACAACCACGGCTGCAGTGGGTAAGTCACAGAGGGTCAGAAAGAGCAGAAATTGGAGAATCTTATATCCTGTGATGGACAGCCTTCCTCCAGATCTAGGGTCAGGCTCCTTCCACATTACAGCATGGCTTTTGTCTTCCCACAGCTGCAATGTGTCAGGGGAAGCAACTTTGGATTTGGTTGCTTGTTTTAATTTCACCCTCTGTAGAGGTTACGATGTTTCACTAAATCTCCAGCATTTCCCAACCTCTGCTGTTCctcttttgttggttttttatcTGAGGTTTTTTCACACAGCAGCTGTAGGCTGGGCTCTGATGGGCTCTGGGACAGCAAGGGGACTTCTGGCTGTTCTGCCCTGAGTCACGCGTGTCTCGTGGCACCCTGAAGAACCCACAGAAACTTTAACTTCCTCTTTGGGAAGTACCTCCTGGCCTTGCCAGAGAAGGCAGAGAGTAGAGCTCTCTGACTGCTTCTGTTTTCTGTGAGATAAGCTGCCCTGGAGGGACGCTCAGAGCTGAGCAAAGCCACTCTTGGTGCTTTTTATCTCTCTTGTGACTCCTCCTTGGGCGTTTCCACATCAGCACTTCTGAtcatctctcttttcttccctcctgAGATGTGCTTCTGGAAGGTGgccagggaagggagcagctgcttgctggagctgtgggtgTCTCAATgtcccccagccaggctgggcagagggcaCCAAAAAACACCTTTCATTTAGTATGTGAGGCTAGTGCTGTGTGGGCCAGCTGGTGGCACACCCTCAGGGCTCCTGGTGCTCTCCAGGGATCTGGCAGCTGGAGAATGACCATgccaggcagcccaggcagggagatgctgcaggcaCGGACACTGCCCCTCCCTGGCTGGTGAGAGTGGGCTGCACAGTGGGGAATGTCGACGGCTTTgctctgcagaggctgcagcattACTGAGTTCATCGTTACTAATTAGCTGTTAGCATCCTAACGGAGCTGTGTTGTCTCGCAGGGGCCTGCCCAGCCAAGCCTTCGAGTACATCCTGTACAACAAGGGGCTCATGGGGGAGGACAGCTACCCCTACCGGGCCAAGGTACTGCAGCACAGCCCCGGCCACCACCgtgggggcacagcagggctggcacagcccccacagccccagccaccaccgtgggggcacagcagggctggcacagcccccacagcgcctctctgtccccacagaaCGGCACCTGCAAGTTCCAGCCCGAGAAAGCCATCGCCTTTGTCAAGGATGTGATCAATATCACACAGGTGAGGCCCCGAGGGCTGAGATTCCagactgccagggctgtgccaaggGGAGGTGCTGGGGTGCCCAAGGTGTGCTGGgctcacagctgcagcctgtgTGCTCCTGGGGAGAGAGAGCTGCTGGG
Coding sequences:
- the CTSH gene encoding pro-cathepsin H produces the protein MGWPVLLSAAALLAAAAAWEPSAEEEQLFKAWMLQNERRYGPEEYPRRLRIFLSNKRRVEEHNAGNHSFQMGLNQFSDLTFAEFKKLYLWSEPQNCSATKGNLLRSSGPHPDSIDWRKKGNFVTPVKNQGPCGSCWTFSTTGCLESAIAIATGKLLSLAEQQLVDCAQAFNNHGCSGGLPSQAFEYILYNKGLMGEDSYPYRAKNGTCKFQPEKAIAFVKDVINITQYDEDGMVEAVGKHNPVSFAFEVTSDFMHYRKGVYSNPRCEHTPDKVNHAVLAVGYGEEDGTPYWIVKNSWGRLWGMQGYFLIERGKNMCGLAACASYPVPRV